Proteins encoded in a region of the Flavobacteriaceae bacterium HL-DH10 genome:
- a CDS encoding diacylglyceryl transferase — protein sequence MEKLKARWGIEHNWQIIIVFIVFAITGSTASYIGKPILNYLNISPESFTTLGYWVTRIILLFIMYQIMLVCFGWLFGQHKFFWNFEKKMLRRIGLKRFVD from the coding sequence GTGGAAAAACTAAAAGCACGATGGGGCATTGAACATAACTGGCAAATCATTATTGTTTTTATAGTATTTGCTATTACAGGATCTACTGCTTCTTATATAGGAAAACCTATTTTAAATTATTTGAACATCTCTCCTGAAAGTTTTACTACGCTTGGTTATTGGGTTACCCGCATTATTTTATTATTTATAATGTACCAAATTATGCTTGTATGCTTTGGTTGGCTATTTGGGCAACACAAATTTTTCTGGAATTTTGAAAAGAAAATGCTTAGAAGAATAGGTTTAAAACGCTTTGTTGATTAA
- a CDS encoding DUF937 domain-containing protein, producing the protein MSGILDLLNSDLGKTIISGVAGQTNQPQNKTQDVLTMALPVLMQAMKRNAATPQGAEGLLGAISGKHDGGILDNLSGLFGGGVDSNVLEDGSKILDHVLGGKQQHVENFLGAKAGMDAGSVAQILKVAAPILMGVLGKQAKQQNVSSSNGIESLLGGLLTGNSPQQEQSFLESILDADGDGSVIDDVAGMVLGGNKKKGGLGGLLGGLFGGK; encoded by the coding sequence ATGTCAGGAATATTAGACTTATTAAACAGTGATCTAGGAAAAACCATTATTAGCGGTGTAGCTGGTCAAACCAATCAACCACAAAACAAAACACAAGATGTGTTAACCATGGCATTACCAGTTTTAATGCAAGCTATGAAACGTAATGCAGCTACACCACAAGGCGCAGAAGGACTATTGGGTGCTATTAGCGGCAAACATGACGGAGGTATTCTAGACAACCTTAGTGGTTTATTTGGTGGTGGCGTAGACTCTAATGTTTTAGAAGATGGAAGTAAAATATTAGATCATGTTTTAGGTGGAAAGCAACAACATGTTGAAAATTTCCTAGGAGCAAAAGCAGGAATGGATGCTGGTTCGGTAGCTCAAATTCTTAAAGTAGCAGCACCAATATTAATGGGTGTTTTAGGAAAACAAGCAAAACAACAAAATGTAAGCAGTTCTAATGGAATTGAAAGCTTATTAGGCGGTTTACTTACGGGAAACTCACCGCAACAAGAACAAAGTTTCTTAGAATCTATTCTAGATGCCGATGGTGATGGTAGCGTTATTGATGATGTAGCAGGAATGGTTTTAGGGGGTAACAAAAAGAAAGGTGGACTGGGTGGTTTACTAGGAGGCTTATTTGGAGGAAAATAA
- a CDS encoding DUF6146 family protein, with the protein MKNYIYILIICGFIIGCNTSKPITSNKQKSEKELTAINNDTVTIANEELEYQIIIIEPGFNSWLISNAKPEGFYSQQFLENRNYQYVLEWNNRVLQPQRFNPNLYEMQIDYQQGIDYGYEVNYKLYNYFIYFQLTYKQRLGPFVPRI; encoded by the coding sequence ATGAAAAATTATATATACATATTAATTATTTGCGGTTTTATTATTGGTTGCAACACTTCAAAACCTATAACCTCAAATAAACAGAAATCAGAAAAAGAGCTTACTGCAATTAATAACGACACCGTTACCATTGCTAATGAAGAACTAGAATATCAAATAATCATTATAGAACCTGGGTTTAATTCATGGTTAATTAGCAACGCAAAACCTGAAGGCTTTTATTCGCAACAATTTTTAGAAAACAGAAATTACCAATATGTGTTAGAGTGGAATAACAGAGTACTACAACCTCAAAGATTCAACCCTAATTTGTACGAAATGCAAATTGATTACCAACAAGGCATTGATTATGGTTATGAAGTTAATTATAAACTCTATAATTACTTTATCTATTTTCAATTAACCTACAAGCAAAGATTAGGTCCTTTTGTTCCTAGAATTTAA